From Maridesulfovibrio ferrireducens, a single genomic window includes:
- a CDS encoding septal ring lytic transglycosylase RlpA family protein has protein sequence MKKIIVCFCSLLLLFAAGCGKKVIHSSRPLAQPKIVHRDTPNTVKPILKTDPYTIDGRTYVPYLTSKGYKAEGLASWYGDDFHGRTTANGETYDMYAMTAAHRTLPMGSMVEVTEHETGNKVVVRINDRGPFADPDMRIIDLSYTAASKLGIANKGITRVDLRTIDNVNVEPVAASEIVAVTAAPETIAVIEETVRAEPEIEEILVSETATNETQYFIQVGSFTERARAESILEGLRRNGYNESRMVEVSVNGATYMRVQAGHFETLLAAEEALSSLGSEFTDVFIVTD, from the coding sequence ATGAAAAAAATAATAGTCTGCTTTTGCTCGTTGCTACTTCTATTTGCAGCAGGTTGCGGTAAAAAAGTCATCCACTCTTCAAGGCCGCTCGCGCAGCCTAAAATTGTGCACAGGGATACTCCAAACACTGTAAAACCGATTTTGAAAACCGATCCCTACACAATAGACGGACGAACCTACGTGCCGTACCTCACTTCTAAAGGATACAAAGCAGAAGGTCTTGCCTCATGGTATGGTGATGACTTTCATGGTCGGACCACAGCCAACGGTGAAACATATGACATGTATGCAATGACCGCAGCACATAGAACTCTACCCATGGGTAGCATGGTAGAAGTAACTGAACATGAAACCGGCAATAAAGTTGTTGTCCGCATCAATGATCGCGGCCCCTTTGCAGACCCGGACATGAGAATTATCGATCTTTCATATACGGCCGCATCAAAACTGGGCATTGCTAACAAAGGGATTACCCGCGTTGACCTTCGCACCATTGATAATGTTAATGTTGAACCTGTCGCTGCTTCTGAAATTGTTGCCGTAACCGCGGCTCCTGAAACAATCGCCGTGATAGAAGAAACCGTTCGGGCCGAACCGGAAATAGAAGAAATTTTAGTTTCAGAAACCGCAACGAACGAAACGCAATACTTCATTCAAGTAGGTTCTTTTACTGAACGCGCACGCGCCGAATCAATCTTGGAAGGACTGCGCAGGAATGGCTACAATGAATCAAGAATGGTGGAAGTGAGTGTGAACGGAGCAACATATATGAGGGTTCAAGCCGGACACTTTGAGACACTGCTCGCAGCGGAAGAAGCTCTGAGTTCTCTCGGATCTGAATTCACAGACGTATTCATTGTGACAGATTAG
- a CDS encoding FAD-dependent oxidoreductase, which produces MSALTAEDKYRNFIPDESLKYLEKLFSEFDKDAIIEVYTRKGPHDEYNEFTLNLCHALATLTGKIKIFEYSLDSDMASKRGVDTTPTVLISPESYDIRFLGAPAGEEGRALIEALNLASRGTSIISDSTKEIMSKLDSKRHIKIFSSPTCPYCPGQAINAFKAAVVSPDKVSAWCISTLENSDLAEKYKVGSVPHTDFNNEISFIGLEAEEKFMTQLLFLKPLDDILKKQREIKKETGQKKNETDIDLVIIGSGPAGMSAGIYAKRSGLSCVILDKQGVGGQIALTPKVENYPGFPNVQGFDLVEILSTHAREYTEIKQFVEVLDIQYGERIKVVTDETTYHAKGILLATGVKVRMLGVPGEEKFYGHGVSYCATCDGNFYRGGKVLVIGGGNTAMTDALHLKKLGVETTIVHRGDSFRGEKVLQDAVAREEIEILWNCVVSEVLGEDQVVGARLKNTKDGSEFERETDGLFVAIGQTPNTVLAQKIGVKLCDDGFIEVDTSQRTNIERVYAAGDVTGGVRQIITATGQGAAAALTAFEDFNRFYADENKIPKNIW; this is translated from the coding sequence ATGAGCGCATTAACTGCTGAAGATAAATATCGTAACTTTATTCCCGATGAGAGCCTTAAATATTTAGAAAAATTATTTTCTGAATTTGATAAGGACGCAATCATTGAAGTCTACACTCGAAAAGGACCTCATGACGAATACAATGAATTTACACTGAATCTTTGCCACGCCCTCGCCACTCTTACGGGTAAAATCAAGATCTTCGAATATTCTCTGGACTCTGACATGGCTAGTAAACGCGGAGTAGACACAACTCCCACAGTCCTTATCTCTCCTGAATCATACGACATCCGCTTTTTAGGCGCTCCGGCAGGTGAAGAAGGCAGAGCTCTTATTGAAGCCCTGAACCTTGCTTCACGAGGAACGTCAATTATTTCAGACAGTACAAAAGAAATCATGTCCAAGCTTGATTCTAAAAGACATATTAAAATATTTTCCAGCCCGACCTGCCCCTACTGCCCCGGACAGGCTATAAACGCATTCAAAGCAGCTGTTGTCAGCCCTGATAAGGTTTCAGCATGGTGCATATCAACCTTGGAAAATTCAGATTTAGCTGAAAAGTACAAAGTGGGTTCAGTGCCTCACACAGATTTCAACAACGAAATTTCATTCATCGGCCTTGAAGCCGAAGAAAAATTTATGACACAACTGCTCTTTCTCAAACCTTTGGATGATATCCTTAAAAAACAGCGCGAGATAAAAAAAGAGACAGGACAGAAAAAGAACGAAACGGACATTGATCTGGTCATTATAGGTTCCGGGCCTGCTGGAATGAGCGCAGGAATATATGCGAAAAGAAGCGGGCTGAGTTGCGTCATCCTCGATAAGCAGGGAGTTGGAGGACAAATAGCCCTCACTCCTAAAGTTGAAAACTACCCTGGTTTTCCGAATGTTCAGGGTTTTGATCTTGTTGAAATACTCAGCACTCATGCACGTGAATATACTGAAATAAAACAATTTGTTGAGGTTCTTGATATTCAATACGGAGAACGTATTAAAGTGGTAACCGATGAAACAACTTACCACGCCAAAGGCATATTGCTGGCAACAGGTGTAAAAGTGCGCATGCTCGGCGTTCCCGGCGAAGAAAAATTCTACGGACATGGCGTCAGTTATTGTGCCACCTGTGATGGAAATTTCTATCGCGGCGGAAAAGTTCTTGTTATCGGCGGAGGGAATACAGCCATGACTGATGCTCTCCACTTAAAAAAACTCGGTGTCGAAACAACGATAGTTCACCGCGGAGACTCTTTCAGAGGCGAAAAAGTATTGCAGGACGCTGTAGCACGCGAGGAAATTGAAATTTTATGGAATTGTGTTGTTTCTGAGGTGCTGGGAGAAGATCAAGTTGTTGGTGCACGCCTTAAAAACACTAAAGACGGCTCTGAATTTGAGAGAGAAACGGACGGTCTTTTCGTTGCTATAGGGCAAACACCGAACACTGTTCTTGCCCAAAAAATTGGTGTTAAGTTATGTGATGACGGATTCATAGAAGTAGACACTTCACAACGGACCAACATTGAAAGAGTCTACGCAGCCGGAGATGTTACCGGCGGAGTCCGTCAGATTATCACAGCCACAGGACAGGGAGCGGCGGCAGCGCTGACAGCATTTGAAGATTTCAACCGCTTCTATGCTGATGAAAATAAAATCCCAAAAAATATCTGGTAA
- a CDS encoding integration host factor subunit alpha has translation MANGNTLTKASVVDYIYEKTDRNRAEIKDLVESILDIMKQAIKSDHAMLVSGFGKFEAYDKNARKGRNPQTNESITLPARKVVVFRLSRKFRSELN, from the coding sequence ATGGCGAACGGAAATACTCTTACAAAAGCCAGTGTCGTTGATTACATCTATGAGAAAACCGATCGGAATAGAGCGGAAATCAAAGATCTGGTTGAAAGCATCCTTGACATCATGAAGCAGGCGATCAAAAGCGATCACGCAATGCTTGTCAGCGGTTTCGGTAAATTTGAAGCTTATGATAAGAATGCAAGAAAGGGGCGTAATCCCCAGACAAATGAGTCAATAACATTGCCTGCGCGCAAAGTTGTTGTCTTTAGACTTTCCCGTAAATTCAGATCAGAGCTTAACTAA
- a CDS encoding HIT family protein, with protein sequence MNNQDCIFCKIVAGDIPCFKIYETENILSFLDIGPVNKGHALVIPKGHYKNLWDIPADLGKELMTASQVVGDAIVKATGADGLNLLMNNNDAAGQLVFHAHFHLIPRFKDDGLKLWDQGEYNDMDEAMALAQKIEKMIK encoded by the coding sequence ATGAACAATCAAGACTGTATTTTTTGTAAGATAGTTGCTGGAGATATTCCTTGTTTTAAAATTTATGAAACAGAAAATATTCTCAGCTTCTTAGATATCGGGCCTGTTAACAAAGGACATGCGCTTGTAATTCCTAAAGGGCATTATAAAAATCTTTGGGATATTCCTGCTGATCTTGGAAAAGAGCTTATGACAGCTTCGCAGGTAGTTGGTGATGCTATTGTTAAAGCCACCGGAGCTGATGGGCTGAATCTGCTTATGAACAACAATGATGCCGCAGGGCAGCTTGTTTTTCATGCGCATTTTCATCTTATTCCCCGTTTTAAGGACGATGGATTAAAACTTTGGGATCAAGGTGAATATAATGATATGGATGAAGCAATGGCCCTTGCCCAAAAGATAGAAAAGATGATAAAGTGA
- a CDS encoding elongator complex protein 3, whose translation MSCLLFKHPEPSRPKTRIWPVFMPFMGCPSRCVYCSQERQTGTGAKGLNKIYQAITEDIPAFFSNSNRKPLELAFFGGTFTALPMEWQQRFLSAAKKHKENGFITKIRCSTRPDFIEFDNLTKLAESGMDMLELGIQSFSAHTLKRSGRNYSPETALKACKTVKKAGLSLGVQLLPGLPGSAKGEFQNDIDRTISIQPDAVRIYPCLTVKGTALEKLYNAGKYKPWSLPRTEEELSFALLRLWNKKIHVIRLGVASEDGFQDNIVAGPVHPALGQLVRSKALYLFIRSRLPLLNSEVKQVVVPSKYSGEFWGHKGTLKPLYSRLNITPDKVRFSKGRQFELHS comes from the coding sequence ATGAGCTGTCTCCTCTTCAAACACCCTGAACCTAGCCGCCCGAAAACCCGTATCTGGCCTGTCTTTATGCCCTTTATGGGTTGCCCATCACGCTGTGTATACTGTTCACAAGAAAGACAAACTGGTACAGGCGCTAAGGGATTAAACAAAATATATCAAGCTATTACCGAAGATATACCCGCTTTTTTTTCAAATTCAAACCGAAAACCTCTTGAATTGGCTTTTTTCGGTGGCACATTTACAGCTCTTCCAATGGAATGGCAGCAACGCTTTTTAAGCGCAGCTAAAAAACATAAAGAAAATGGTTTCATCACAAAAATAAGGTGCTCCACCAGACCGGACTTCATCGAATTTGATAATTTAACGAAGTTGGCAGAATCCGGAATGGATATGCTCGAACTGGGCATTCAAAGTTTTTCAGCACACACTTTAAAAAGATCGGGACGCAACTACTCTCCTGAAACAGCTCTTAAAGCCTGCAAAACAGTCAAAAAAGCAGGTCTTTCTCTGGGCGTTCAGCTTTTACCGGGTTTGCCGGGTTCAGCAAAAGGTGAATTTCAAAACGATATCGACAGAACAATTTCCATACAACCGGATGCTGTAAGAATTTATCCATGCCTCACAGTAAAAGGGACTGCGCTCGAGAAACTTTACAATGCAGGCAAATATAAACCTTGGAGCTTGCCAAGAACAGAAGAAGAACTTTCCTTTGCACTGCTAAGGTTATGGAACAAAAAAATTCACGTTATCAGGCTTGGCGTTGCCTCCGAAGATGGATTTCAAGATAACATTGTAGCAGGCCCTGTACATCCGGCACTCGGACAACTCGTACGTTCGAAGGCCTTATACCTGTTCATTCGCTCACGGTTGCCGTTATTAAATTCAGAAGTAAAACAGGTTGTTGTCCCATCTAAATACTCCGGTGAATTCTGGGGACACAAAGGGACTCTTAAACCCCTCTACTCACGCCTCAACATTACCCCCGACAAGGTACGTTTCAGCAAGGGACGACAGTTTGAACTGCATTCCTAG